One window from the genome of Candidatus Synechococcus calcipolaris G9 encodes:
- the thrC gene encoding threonine synthase, which yields MALTVSAPIRPAWHGLIHTYRDFLPVTAETPIVTLNEGNTPLIPVPKISAAIGRDVQVYVKYDGLNPTGSFKDRGMTLAISKAKEAGAKAVICASTGNTSASAAAYACRAGLRAYVLIPEGYVAQGKLAQALLYGAEVIAIDGNFDQALDIVRVMADRYPVTLVNSVNPYRLEGQKTAAFEVVDTLGNAPHWLCIPMGNAGNITAYWMGFCQYREQDRCDRLPRMMGFQAAGSAPLVRGEIIPHPETVATAIRIGNPANWERAIAVKQASQGEFHGVSDAEILAAYRLLAGEEGIFCEPASAASVAGLLKLRDQVPPRSTIVCVLTGNGLKDPDTALDQHSDRFHRHISAQSENVAAVMGF from the coding sequence GTGGCACTGACTGTTTCTGCTCCCATTCGCCCTGCCTGGCATGGCCTGATTCATACCTATCGAGATTTTTTACCCGTCACGGCTGAAACCCCGATTGTGACGCTGAATGAGGGAAATACGCCCCTCATCCCTGTGCCTAAAATTTCGGCGGCCATTGGTCGAGATGTTCAGGTCTACGTCAAGTACGATGGCCTCAATCCCACGGGTAGTTTCAAGGATCGGGGCATGACCCTGGCCATTTCCAAGGCCAAGGAAGCGGGGGCAAAGGCGGTCATTTGTGCCAGTACGGGTAATACATCGGCCTCAGCGGCGGCCTATGCCTGTCGGGCCGGCCTACGGGCCTATGTGCTCATTCCGGAAGGGTATGTTGCCCAAGGAAAACTAGCCCAGGCCTTGCTCTATGGGGCGGAAGTGATCGCCATTGATGGCAATTTTGATCAGGCCCTAGACATTGTCCGCGTGATGGCCGATCGCTACCCGGTGACGCTGGTCAATTCCGTGAACCCCTACCGCCTAGAGGGTCAAAAAACAGCGGCGTTTGAAGTGGTGGATACCCTGGGCAATGCTCCCCACTGGCTCTGTATTCCCATGGGCAATGCCGGAAATATTACCGCCTATTGGATGGGATTTTGTCAGTATCGGGAACAGGATCGCTGCGATCGCCTGCCTCGGATGATGGGGTTTCAGGCCGCTGGCTCGGCTCCCCTGGTACGGGGAGAAATTATTCCCCATCCAGAAACCGTTGCGACGGCCATTCGCATTGGCAATCCAGCAAATTGGGAGCGGGCGATCGCCGTGAAACAGGCCAGCCAAGGAGAATTTCATGGGGTGAGTGATGCCGAGATTTTAGCAGCCTATCGCCTGTTAGCTGGTGAAGAGGGCATTTTCTGTGAACCGGCCAGTGCGGCATCGGTGGCGGGTCTCCTAAAGTTACGGGATCAGGTTCCTCCCCGCTCCACGATTGTCTGTGTCTTAACCGGCAATGGCCTCAAGGATCCAGACACCGCCCTAGATCAACACAGCGATCGCTTCCATCGTCATATTTCTGCCCAGTCTGAAAACGTTGCCGCCGTTATGGGCTTTTAG
- a CDS encoding prohibitin family protein translates to MKNLFSSIVAIVAFLTFLLIFNSVVIINPGEVGVLQVLGKAQDGPLLEGLHWKPPFISTVNLYDVTVQKFEVPAESATKDLQDISASFAINFRLDPLEIVQVRRTQGSLSNIVTKIIAPQTQEAFKIAAARRTAEEAITKRDELKNDFDAALGQRLAKYSIIVMDTSVVNLEFSHEFSKAVEDKQIAEQRAQRAVYIAQEASQEAQAEINRAQGKAEAQRLLAETLKSAGGQLVLQKEAIQAWREGGAKVPNVLVMGGEGSGVPFLLNLNDLKK, encoded by the coding sequence GTGAAAAATCTTTTCAGTTCCATCGTTGCGATCGTTGCCTTTCTCACCTTTCTATTAATTTTCAACTCCGTAGTGATTATTAATCCGGGGGAAGTGGGAGTCCTTCAGGTTCTTGGCAAGGCCCAGGATGGCCCACTCCTAGAAGGTTTACATTGGAAGCCGCCCTTTATCTCCACCGTCAATCTCTACGATGTCACCGTCCAGAAATTTGAAGTTCCCGCGGAAAGTGCCACCAAGGATTTACAGGATATTTCTGCCAGCTTTGCCATTAATTTTCGCCTGGATCCCTTGGAAATCGTCCAAGTTCGCCGCACCCAGGGTTCCTTGTCCAATATTGTCACGAAAATTATCGCCCCCCAAACCCAGGAAGCCTTCAAAATTGCCGCTGCCCGGCGCACTGCCGAAGAAGCCATTACCAAGCGAGATGAACTCAAGAACGATTTTGATGCGGCCCTAGGGCAACGACTGGCGAAATACAGCATTATTGTCATGGATACCAGTGTGGTCAACCTGGAGTTTTCCCATGAATTCTCCAAGGCCGTTGAAGATAAGCAAATTGCCGAGCAGCGGGCCCAACGGGCGGTCTATATTGCCCAGGAAGCCTCCCAGGAGGCCCAAGCTGAAATCAATCGCGCCCAAGGTAAGGCGGAGGCCCAACGACTCTTGGCGGAAACTCTAAAAAGTGCTGGAGGGCAATTGGTCTTGCAAAAAGAAGCCATTCAGGCCTGGCGTGAGGGTGGTGCTAAGGTTCCCAATGTGTTAGTTATGGGGGGAGAGGGCAGCGGTGTCCCCTTTCTATTGAATCTGAATGACCTGAAAAAATAA